gaggtggtaattccatcctccaacccacggtcacctttggaattctataaataccaaatgtttgaataaaactggctctttttctcttctgaactTCCCAAGCTTCTGTGTGCCCATTTCGTGTCCACTAACAACAAGACCCCTCCCAAATATCCAGGGCAAAGACAAATCTGTCATTCCCTGTGAAAGACAAATCTGTTTGGAAAGACAAACCCCTCACTCCTCTCAGCCCCTCGTGGCTTTGCAGAGGCAGAGGCAAAGGGCCCAGGGATGAACAGCACGTGCtcactcttttctctcttttctctcttttttttttttccccttgtttatCCCATTTCCCTGTGCCCGACCCCCAGCTGTGGCAAAGCTCATCTCCTTTGGGACGACTCAAGAACGGAAAATGTTCCCCCACTACTTCGCCCCAGACAGGCTGGGCATCGAGGTGCTCGGGGTGCGGGGCAGCCCCTTCCTGGGGCCAGGCTCTTACCTGGGGCCACAGGTGAGCTCGTCCTTCATTTCGGGGTCTCTCGGGGTTCTGTGCTCAGGATGACCCCAAGATCATCAAAAGtcttttcctcccagccctgcagccaaagaagaagtcCAGATGCGTTGGTTTTGCTTctcaattttaattaatttcaattttgtttattttctctgtcacattctctctctgccctgctgagctctgtccaacATTCTgcctgccctcagggcagtgttcacattttatacccaaaaactccgtgtgctttatttctgattaattCCCAATACCTCTCCCCTGTGTTACACACAGTGCCTCTACTCTAAACCGAcaaaaagtgtcaccatcacagtgaaagaaggaggacaagaagaaggacaAGACACACCCAAATTCCCCCATCTTGCctcctgaaccccattctaaaaaatccccaaaattctactttttcaccctgtgtcacaTTAACTCAAACTCTTGTGACCTGTAAATCTTCACGCAAAGttggcaggtttttttccacgggctaaaatggaagccacgGGTGGTTTTGACTTtatgccaaggtctctgagccaGCCAGGATCTGCAATAGCCAGAAATTAAGGGaattattaggaaaaacttTAATAGGAAAAGTATCACGCACTCCTGCCCTCAAAACCCACTGCaggatggaaaaaggaaatttttctaGGAAAAGGAATTATCTCCTTTCCCAACCAGTCCTCGAGGCTCTGCAGTAGTGAGAAATTAAGGGAATTATTGGGAATAAGTTTAATTGGAATAGTGTCTGCTGCTCGTGCATTCCTGCCCTGAAAAGCCACTGCAGGATGTCCCACATCCACCTGGGAAAAGGAATTATCTCCTTTCCCAACAGATCCTCGGGGCTCTGAAGTAGTGAGAGGTTAAGGGAATTATTGGGAATAAGTTTAATTGGAATAGTGTCTGCTGCTCGTGCATTCCTGCCCTGCAAACGATGCCTTTGAACAATGCcaataaataattttggctTTCAAACTGCAGGAGAACATCCTGAAATCCTCCATGAGCACCCGGGGGTACGTGCTGGGAGCCAGGACAGCCCCGCGCTTCCAGCAGAAGGCTCAGGTAAGGAGAGCAAAAAAAAGAGGCGACAAGCAGCctaaaaagaggggaaaagcagcaaaaatccagagaaaaagcagcaaaaaataggagaaaagtagcaaaaaaggaaggggaaaagcagccaaaaagaggagaaaagcagccaaaaaaacacggaaaagcataaaaaaaaaaaaaaaaaaaaaaaaacgagggaaaaagcaacagaaaagaggggaaaagcaggaaaaaggaggaggaaaagcaacccaaaagcagcaaaaaaagaggggaaaaagcagCCAAAGGATTCCCCAGCCCGGCTGCGCCAGCAGCGGGCGGCTGCTCCGGGCGGGCGGGGTTTTGGGCACGCCCGGCGCCGTGTCCCGcactcccagccccattcccgcACTCCCATCTCCCTTCCCACAGTTCCAGTTCCATTCCCGcactcccagccccattcccgcactcccagctcccttcccgCACTCCCAGTTCCATTCCCACACTCCCAGCTCCGTGTCCCGCACTCCCATCTCCATTCCCGcactcccagctccattcccgcactcccagccccgtgtccctcaTTCCCATCTCCCTTCCCGCACTCCCCGCTCCATTTCCCcactcccagctccattcccgCACTCCCATCTCCATTCCCGCATTCCCATCTCCCTTCCCGCACTCCCCGCTCCGTGTCCCGCATTCCCATCTCCCTTCCCGCACTCCCCGCTCCGTGTCCCGCATTCCCATCTCCCTTCCCGCACTCCCCGCTCCGTGTCCCGCATTCCCATCTCCCTTCCCGCACTCCCCGCTCCGTTTCCCTCATTCCCAGTTCCATTCCCGCACTCCCCGCTCCGTTTCCCTCATTCCCAGTTCCATTCCCGcgctcccagccccattcccgcATTCCCATCTCCCTTCCCGCACTCTCAGCCCCGTGTCCCTCATTCCCAGTTCCATTCCCGCACTCCCCGCTCCGTTTCCCGCAGGCCGTTTCCCCCGGTCCCGCCGCCTACGGGCCCTTCCCGGCGGAGCGCGGCCGGGGCCGGCCCGCCGCCgttcccttctcctccagcagccgCCGCTTCCCGAGCCGCCCTCGGGACCAGGATCTGTACCCCGGGTGAGTGAAACCCTTCCCCcgcacaaacaaaaaaccccaaaaaaacgaacaaaaaaaacccaacagaccccaaaaaactaaaaaaaaaaacccaaaaaaacccccaaaaaaaccccaaaaaaacaaaaaaaaaaaaaccacaaaaaaaccccaaaacaacaaaaacaaagcaaaacaaaacaaaccccaaaaaaaccccaaaaacctaaaaacatcccccacccaaaaaaaaacaaaacctcaaaacccccaaaaaaccaaacaaaaaatagatttttctctcCTAAAAAGAAGGGTTTTTAGCTGCAAAACGAAGGTTTTGATGTCCAGAAATAATCACTGGGATGATTTGGCGAATGCTGGGACATTTTGGTTACTATTGGGCTATTTTGGTTAATACTGGGCTATTTTGGTTAATACTAGAATATTTTGGTTAACACTGGGATATTTTCGATAGCACTGGGACATTTTGGCCAACACTGGGATATTTTGGCTAACACTGGGATGTTTTGGTTAATATTAGAATATTTTGGCTAGCCCTGGGACACTTTGGCTAGCACTGGGACACTTTGGCTAGCACTGGGACATTCTGGCTAGCACTGGGACACTTTGGCTAGCACTGGGACATGCTGGCTAGCACTGGGACATTCTGGCTAGCACTGGGACATTCTGGCTAGCCCTGGGACACTTTGGCTAGCCCTGGGACACTTTGGCTAGCCCTGGGACACTTTGGCCAGCACTGGGACACTTTGGCTAGCCCTGGGACACTTTGGCTAGCCCTGGGACATTCCGGTCAATATTAGAATACTTTGGCTAGCACTGGGACACTTTGGCTAGCCCTGGGACACTTTGGCTAGCCCTGGGACATTCCGGTCAATATTAGAATACTTTGGCTAGCACTGGGACACTTTGGCTAGCCCTGGGACACTTTGGCTAGCACTGGGATATTTTGGCTAGCCCTGGGACACTTTGGCTAGCACTGGGACATTCTGGCTAGCACTGGGACACTTTGGCTAGCCCTGGGACACTTTGGCCAGCACTGGGACACTTTGGCTAGCCCTGGGACATTCTGGTCAATATTTTGGCTAGCCCTGGGACACTTTGGCCAGCACTGGGACACTTTGGCTAGCACTGGGACATTCTGGCTAGCACTGGGACACTTTGGCTAGCCCTGGGACACTTTGGCTAGCACTGGGACACGCTGGCTAAACCAAAGCCAGCTCCCGGGCGGATCCGAACGTTTCCTGGCGCCTCCAGGCCCGGCGCGTACGAGCTCCGGGAGCCCTCGGGCAGGAAAGTGGCGTGGCCGATGAAATTCGGGGCTCCCGACTGGGCGGCGCTGCCGCGGCCCCCGCGGAGGATGCTGAAGGTGCAGGTGCAGAAGGTGGGGACGGCTCCAAGCGGGAAATGCCTTTGCGCTCCACATGCCCGCTCTTGTGCTGagtgttgctttattttttattttatatatatatatatatatatatatatatatatatatatatatttat
This Vidua macroura isolate BioBank_ID:100142 chromosome 24, ASM2450914v1, whole genome shotgun sequence DNA region includes the following protein-coding sequences:
- the LOC128818646 gene encoding protein pitchfork-like; the protein is MAARHDPKAVAKLISFGTTQERKMFPHYFAPDRLGIEVLGVRGSPFLGPGSYLGPQENILKSSMSTRGYVLGARTAPRFQQKAQAVSPGPAAYGPFPAERGRGRPAAVPFSSSSRRFPSRPRDQDLYPGPGAYELREPSGRKVAWPMKFGAPDWAALPRPPRRMLKVQVQKMTVDKKFQKNQGREAYLRLHQS